The sequence TTACCACTGCAACTCGAAGAACAACTGCCCTTCCCACCACCACCAGGTATCCCAAGGCTGGCAAATCCTGAAATATTCTTCAGAAGTCCTGTGGTTCCACATTCACAGCACGATAAATGTTCTCCGTTTTCACCCATTTTGCATAATTCTGTGGTGATTCCACCACAACTTGGACATCTAAATTCATACATTGGCATATAATAACCCCTCTTAACAATTTATCAACTATCTCAACTATTATAACCTGAAAATCTGACAAACCCAACCTTAAATCTATCGAAACTTGTCATTAGAGTTTTAAATTAATAAAAATCCCTGAGAACAACCTGCGAAATATGTGATTTGCTTTGCTTCTCTTCAATTGCGGGTTTCATCATGTAGAACAACTATTGATTATAAAATTTACAATTAAAAAAAATCAATAGTTGTTACCGAGATATTTTGTATACATATAGGAAAACCCTAGATGTTTCCTCTTGTTTTTGGTAAAGTTAATACCAACTTCAAAGGAGGAATTATCATGGGTCATAATTTAGCTCAAAAAATACTCTCATCTCACTTAGTTTCCGGTGATTTAGCAGGCGGAAATGAAATAGCGCTGCGTATTGATCAGACACTTACCCAAGATGCTACAGGTACGATGGCTTATCTACAGTTTGAAGCCATGAACCTTTCTAGAGTACAAACCGAATGTTCGGTAAGTTATATAGATCATAATACACTCCAAACCGGGTTTGAAAATGCTGATGATCATGCTTTCCTGCAAAGTACAGCGGCACGCTTTGGGGCCTATTTTTCCCGTCCCGGAAACGGAATCTGCCACCAGGTTCATCTTGAACGCTTTGCCAAACCAGGCAAAACACTCCTCGGGTCAGATAGCCATACCCCCACCGCCGGTGGAATGGGGATGCTAGCTATGGGTGCCGGGGGGCTTGATGTTGCTGTGGCAATGGGTGGAGGAGCCTTTTACCTTCCCAGCCCTAAAGTCCTGCGGGTTTGGCTGACAGGAAAGCTTTCCGAATGGGTGTCTGCTAAGGATATTATCTTAGAAGTACTCCGACTCCTTTCTGTCAAAGGTGGAGTCGGTAAAATAATTGAGTATGCCGGGCCGGGAGTAAAAACCCTTACTGTTCCGGAACGCTCAACTATAACTAATATGGGTGCTGAGCTGGGTGCGTCTGCTTCGATTTTCCCGAGTGACGAACAAACTCTGCGCTTTCTTGAGGCCCAAGGCAGAGGGGAAGACTATATTCCCTTATCTGCGGATGAAGATGCCACTTATGACGAAGAGCTGAAAATCGATCTGTCTCTTCTGGTTCCCCTCATCGCCCAGCCCCATAGCCCTGATAATGTGGTTCCTGTAAGCAATCATTCTGCAACTGCTGTTCAACAGGTGGCGATTGGAAGTTGTACAAATTCATCCTATCAGGATCTAATGAGAGTTCGGGAAATTCTAAAAGGTAAGCAGGTCCATCCAAATGTGAGCTTAGTTATTTCTCCAGGTTCACGTCAAGTGTTGAGCATGCTTTCCAGCAATGGTGCCTTAACCGATCTTCTCGATAGTGGAGCACGTCTCCTTGAATCAACTTGTGGTCCCTGTATTGGTATGGGGCAATCTCCAGTCTCTAAAGGAGTCTCTGTCCGAACCTTTAATCGAAATTTCTTAGGCCGCAGCGGGACTCAAGATGCTTCAGTCTTCTTAGCCAGTCCGGAAGTCGCAGCAGCCTCTGCTCTCACCGGCTTCATCACTGATCCCCGGACTCTGGGGCTTTCCTCTGAAGTTGAGTTTCCGGAACGCTTTCGCCTTGATGACAGCATGATTATTCCTCCCGGTGATCCGGATACGATCATTCGGCGCGGACCCAATATTCAGCCACTCCCAATTGCCCCTGCTCTGGATAATTCTCTTGATTTGCCAGTCATCTTAAAGCTGGGCAATAATATTACAACCGATGATATCATGCCAGCGGGATCGAAAATCCTCCCCCTTCGTTCCAATATCCCGGCAATTTCTGAATATACCTTCCACAAGATCGATCCTCAGTTTGCCGAAAAAGCCAAAGCCCACAAACAAAGCATGATTATTGCCGGACATAATTATGGTCAAGGCTCAAGCAGAGAGCATGCTGCTCTGGCTCCTATGTATCTGGGTCTCCGTATTGTTTTAGCTCAGAGCTTTGCCCGAATTCATCGTGCTAACCTCATTAATTTTGGTATTCTTCCTCTTACCTTTGTCGATGAAAATGACTTAGACCGTCTAAACGCCGGTATGATCTTGCACCTGTCTGGTCTGCATCAGGCTGTAAAAACCTCCGAGCCATTTGCAATTACTTTAGATAACGACTCAAAGCCGGTTTGGGTTAAACACGATCTTACCGAACGCCAAGCTAAAATCCTTTTAGCAGGCGGACTTCTTAATTCGACCAAGGCTGCAGTTTAACAGACCTCCTTATTTGATCTTTTATAATAAATAAAAACATGCTAAGATGTGTTATATATTAGAAGCAACTATGGTTATGGACATTATTTTTGGGTCCATGGCCTTAGTTGCAATTATGCTCAAAACGTATACAGAATACAAAAAATAGTTTTGCTTTTTGAAGTATAATAGAAGAGGTGGATTAAATGCTCAGTGATAAGGATCGAACCCTGCTTAAACTAATTGCTGAAGATTGTAGACTTAAACCTGAAGAGCTTTCGATTCAAACCGGTTTAACGGTGGAATATATTGAAAAGCGTATCAGTGATTGGGAAAAGGAAAAAGTAATTGTCGGCTACCAACCCATGATTAACTGGGATCGAACTGGCGATGATAAAGTATCCGCACTTATTGAAGTCAAAGTCTTACCCCAACGGGGCTATGGCTTTGATAAAATCGCCAAACGTCTGCAAAGATACCCGGAGATCAAAGCACTTTATCTAATGTCAGGAGGATATGACCTATCTGTCCTGATTGAAGGAAAAACCATGCAAGATGTTGCCCTCTTCGTAGCAGAAAAATTAGCTTCATTAGAACATGTTCAAAGTACAGCAACCCATTTTGTACTTCGCCGTTATAAGCAGGATGGAATAGAGCTTATGGGCGAAGAAGAGACTCTTCAACGTCTGGTGGTGTCACCATGAACAATTATTTGGCAACCCATGTTGCAACCCTGCCACCCTCAGGTATCCGCAAGTTCTTTGACCTTGTAGCAACCATGAAAGATGTCATCTCATTAGGTGTAGGAGAACCGGACTTTGTAACTCCTTGGACTGTCAGAGAAAGCGGCATCTTCTCACTTGAAGAAGGACAGACTATGTACACCAGTAATGCCGGTCTTTTTGAATTAAGGGAAGAGCTATCTCACCATTTATCTAAAACCCTGGATCTTTCTTACGACCCTCATCATGAAATTCTCATTACCTCCGGAGCAAGTGAAGCGGTGGATCTTGTAATGCGTGCTGTACTAGAGCCTGGTGATGTTGTTTTAGTACCTGATCCGTCCTACGTTTCCTATGCACCCTGCGCTATATTAGCCGGAGCAAGTGTGAACTATGTCCCTACCTATGCTAAAGATGATTTTCGTATGCGTGTCGAGGAATTAGAGCGAGTGTATACTCCAAAGGCTAAGCTCTTAGTACTCTCCTATCCTAATAACCCAACCGGAGCAATCATGAATCGTGAGGATTTGCTGCCCATCGCTGATTTTGTAAGTAAGCATAATCTTCTTGTCCTTGCAGATGATATATATTCCGACCTAACCTATGATCAAACCCATGTCTCCTTTGCCAGTTTACCTGGAATGAAAGATCGCACACTGTTCGTGAGCGGCTTTTCAAAGTCATACGCCATGACCGGATGGAGGATTGGCTATGTGGCAGGTCACCCAGACCTGATTCAAGGAATGACCAAAATTCATCAATACACTATGCTTTGCGCTCCGATCATGGGTCAATTTGCCGCCATTGAAGCTTTGCGCTCGGCAACTGAAGCTAAAAACGATATGGTTACTGCCTATGATCGCAGGCGACGTTTATTAGTACACGGCTTTCGGCAAATGGGGTTGGACTGTTTTGAGCCTTTAGGAGCTTTTTATGTGTTCCCTAATATTTCAAAGACCGGACTAACTTCGGAAGAATTTGCTGAACAACTCTTAAAGGAAGAAAAGGTCGCAGTTGTTCCGGGGACTGCCTTTGGGCCCTCGGGAGAAGGACATATTCGCTGTTCATACGCCTATTCTATGGAACAGCTTCAGGAAGCACTTAAGCGTATTTCCAGTTTTGTAGAACGCAGAATAAATATATAGCAATTAGGATTAGTCCACTTTCCCAAATTTTTTCTTTTACTTTCATCTGGACATTACGATTGTATTTCAATAACATGGAGTAAATATAATGCGAAATAGGCACGAACACTTACCCATTCCGTGCTTATTTCGCATTTATAGTTATTCTTACTGGCTCTGTCCCCTCTCCCTTTCTTGCTTTCCAAGATATTAAGCCTATTATATAATGGTGCAAATAAGATAACTGATCTATCCTTAAAGTAGGAATTTATAAATAAGGGTTCTGTAATCCTATAAAAGAAGGAGAAATCATTTTGAAAACACTAATCATCTATTCTTCCTCTCATGGCACAACAGAAAAAGCTGCCCAAATCCTCAGTGAACAACTTCAGGGAGAGGTCGAATTAATCAACTTGAAAAGGCTTTCTAACCCCAAATTGACCAACTATGATTCAGTCATAATTGGCAGTTCTATTTATGCAGGGTCTGCCAAATCAAGAGTAAAGCAATTTCTCAAACAAAACCAACCTGAACTGCTTTCTAAGGGACTAGGCCTGTTTCTTTGCTGCATGTTTGAGGGAGATAAAGCTTTATCCCAATTCGAGACAACATACTCCAAGGAATTGAGGAACCATTCAAGGGCAAACGGTTTATTCGGCGGAGAATTTTTGATATCCAAGATGAACTTTCTAGAGCGACAAATCGTAAAAAAAGTCGCTGGCGTTACCAGCGATGTTTCTCAGCTTAATCTTAACGAAATCAGGCTTTTCGCAGAAAAGTTTAACCAGGCAAACCCTTGCTAAGAAGCAAATTATGCTTTCGCCTACTCTTGTTCTCTCTCTACATAAGGCAATATCCTGGGCGGAATTGCATTAGCTATTGTCTGGACGTTGATCCATTGCTTAGCACTAGTTTCCTTAACCTTGCTTAGAGCTAGGTATGCATTTCTCTGAAGGACTCCCTTTCCGCGCCAACCTGCTGCAGTGATCTTAAAGCGTTGGCCAAACTCACTTTTAGTCAAGTTAAGAGTTTCGACTAAATCTACACCTCGCCTGAATGAGGGCCGGGCAGCGGATGAGGAATCAGCAACAGTTAAAGAAGTCTGTTCCTCCTCTAACCATTTTTGATTATGCGGACATACTTCTTGGCAAACATCACAGCCAAAGATTTGGAGACCCAGGCTGGAAATCTCCTCGGAAGTTAACAACTCTTTACTCTGAGTTAAATAAGAGACACATTTGTTGGCCGGAAAAGGTTCCCTGCCAATAATTTGTGCCGGACATGAAATAACACATTTTTGGCAATTTCCGCATTGCTGGAAAACAAAAGGGTCATCCGACCTCAGTTCTTGATCTAGCAGAAGTAGGGCAAGTGTAACAAAAGATCCGACTCCCGGGATAATTAATTGTTGGTTCCGACCGATCCAGCCAATCCCTGCTCGTGTTGCAAATGCCCGCTCAACTAAGGGGCCAGTATCAACTTGAAAGCGACATAGCCCCAACCAATTGTTATTCACCATAGTATCAATTAGCTCCTGCACTTTTCGAAGAACCACCCGATGATAGTCCTCCCCAACAGCTGAGCGCGAAATCAAACCTTCTCCCTCTTGAGGAGATACTGTAAACGGGAGGGGATAAGCTAAGGCAACGACCGTCTGACAATCAGGCCAAACTGCTTGGGGATCAATCCTTTGTTGGATCTCCTTACTTTCAAAAGGTGTCGCCCAGCCCTGATCAATTCGAGCTTGTAGTATAGTGGCTAAATCTTCTATAGGTTCCGCAGCGGTAAATCCCACGGCGACAAAGCCCAACTCCCTTGCCCATCCTCCTATCATCTTTTTCCAGTGTATCTGTTCATCCAAATCCATGGGCCTTCTCCTTGATGTAAGCAAATTTACTTCGAGGCCCTAAAAAACGCATAGGTCATGGGATCCCCTTCTTGCAGAATTTCCCCTGCCGTGACATCCCCTAGGAAGAGAGTATGGGTTCCTGCATCCAATTGACCTGTTACCGTTGCTTCCATGGTTACAAGTACATCATCAAGCAGCAGAACTCCCGATTCTCCACGATGAACTGCTACCCCTTCAAACTTGTTAACCTCCCGACCGGTGCGATATCCAAACCCCCGGGCATAGTCTTGACCGGTTTGGCTTAGTACTGAAACACCAAACTTGCCACTTTTTTGAATCAGCTCGTGAGTATAGTTTTGCTTATTGATTCCGATTGCAATTCTGGCTGGTTCAGAGGTGATTTGAAAACATGTATTAGCACATTGTCCATTGTCCTTACCGTCAGCCTGGGCTGTTATAATAAACAGGCCATAGGAGATTCGATAGAGAGCTTGACGAATTGCCGCAGGTTTATCTAACTGAGAATTTACCGGCTTAGGTGCCACAACACCTGAGGTTGAAGCAGCAACATCCTTCTCCTCAGCGACTAGTTCAAAAAAGGTCGAATCAACTCCACAAACCGGACAGATTTCCGGCGGATTCTCGCCAGTATGTATATACCCACAAACGGTACAACGCCACTTCTTTTCCATGAACAACATCCTCCTCTGTGTTGTGATTTATTAATAATAATTATAACTTAGTAATTTATCCAGGTCAACCTTAATCTTCTAATCAAACTTTATGACAAGACTTTTCGAGAACATCCTTACTTCAAGTTCAATATTCAATAAGAATATTAGAGGGCGAGAGTCAATTTTTTACTTTAATCTGGGTTTACGATTATTCCTAGCAGATGATTCGGACTTACAGTAAAAGTTGTATTCTTTTTCCAAAAACCGCAAATCTGTCAGACTATACTTATCATCAAACATGACTCGCTTGCGAACCTGTTCTTTGAATTGACCGAACATCTCAGCCTCAAGCCCTTTCTCACGGGCAAAGCCCTCAAAGAATTTCCAATTCAAGAGGCGGGAACGCTCTTTGAGGAAAGTACAGGCAGATCGAATTTCGCTCTGAATCCCTTCAAGTCGGTATAGATTATCCTCGGCATCCTGCTTACCGCCAAGAAAATCTGCCTTCCAGAGATCGAGGAGATTCTCCACCCTTTCTGAGTTAAAACTCTGTCCATCCCAGCCAATTTCCCAAGCAAAACGACGGGCTTTCAGGCGAGTTTTAAGACTATGTATCTCGCCCTTCAATTCACTCATAAAGGTTAAGGTTCCTTGCATATGATGCCCTACCAAAAAATGAAGTTCTCGTTCACCACTGGTTCCTCCAGGTAAAACCATACTCCAGCGAAACCTAGTTAGAAATTCTTTAACCAAACGAGCGCTTTCCCTTTCATGCTGGAGAAAATGTCGTTTTCCGTTTAAGACCATTTCAAAGTGTTTTTCAGGTGAGGTTTGTACAGGTTTAATCCTTTTTACAACGATTGTATCAGGGTAATTGTCCAATTTTCCGCCGTGAACCTCTACATTTATATGTAACCAACGTTTCAGATTTTTTCCTATCAGGTTGAATTCATTGACTGTGTAGCCTCGTGCTGACGCCTTAATCTCCCCCCAAGTAAAACATTCACGACTAGCCGTTTCCCATTTTCCAATATCATGTAATAGGGCGGCCAGCCGCAATAACACTGTCGACGGGGCATTCTTTACTACCCGACGGGTATGATCCCAAGCATCTTTGGTATGATATTGATTTTGAATAAGACCTTTCAGTCTGGCAAGCTCAGGGATATACATTTTAAAATATCCTAAGTCATCAAGAAGTCCTAAAGCATTTTCGATTTCCTCAAGCATAAGAATCTTAGCTAATTCTTCGGTTACTCGTTCTAACGCTACTCCTTTAAGGAGTGAAATTTGCTTGACTGCAGCTTGCCAAGTATTGGGGGCTATGTCAAAACCATAGCGAACCGCAAACCTAATTAACCGCAAAATCCTGATCCCGTCTTCTTGGAAACGTTCTTCTGCTCCTCCGCATGACTCCAATCTTTTTTCCTTTAAGGCTTGGAGTCCACATAGGGGATCTTTGATCTCTCCTGTTTTCACATCCTGAAAGATTGCATTTATGGTGAAATCTCTGCGCAGAGCATCCTTTTCCAAATCTCCGGAAAAGGTTGCAATATCAAGTCTGTCCTTGCCTTGGAATAAGCTCACCGTTGGCTGATGAACCCCTATGGTATGTGGTTTATATCCCCAATTCGATAATTTAGTTACGATCTGATCAAGAGGAAGTACCGTAACTACATCAAGATCTTTGGAGGGAAATCCCAAGAGTGAATCACGAACAGCTCCGCCTATAATATAGACAGGGCTCAGACCACTTAGTTTTCTCAAGACCTCTTGTTGAAAAGGTGTTCCGATCATGAAATCCCTCCAATTAGCAAAGCACCGAGATTTTAGGCCCAATCTTAATAGCCCACGAACTCTCCGGGCCGTACTCTCCATCTAAATCCGATTGAATAGGGCGATCCGTAGATATCTTAAGTTCTTTAGTTTGGAATTCCTTGATCTTTCCAGAACTTGATTTGTCTCCCCGCAAAACATTCAATAGCAAGCGTATTGTTTCCGGCCAGCCTGAGGCCGGCACAATTAGCACTTCAAGCAATCCGTCTGTAAGTGAAGCTTTGGGCACAAGCTTCCTAAGCCCTCCAACTGAGTGGCCATTCACAGCCAGCAATAAAACTACCTCTTCGATATAGGGTTGCCCATCTTTCTCATACTCAATACGAAATGGTCGAAAGGAAGGGAGTGTTTCAATCCCCTTAAGAATGTAAGCTAATTGTCCAAGTGTGTTTTTAACACGAGTATCTACTTTTTGTGATACGTCTGTTAATAGACCCGCACTGGCAACATTAACAAAATATCGATCATTGACTTGTCCGGTATCCATTCTAAACACATTTCCTTTGGCGATTACCTTACACGCCTCTGGAATACTTTTTGGTAACCGCAAGGCATAAGCTAAATCATTCGCGGTTCCAACAGGTAGAATACCTAAGGCCGGACGTTGATCCTCCGGAATTCTAAGCAGCCCATTGCAAGCCTGATGAATACTGCCATCTCCACCGGCAATGACAAATCGATCCACATCTCTGCTCTGAAAGGCTATTTCTTCTATATCTTCCGGGGAGCAAGCCCTATGTACACACACCTCATTGCCGCTTTCCTGGAAGATTCGAATCACTGTATCTAGTTGGGCAGTTAATTTTCTTCGACCTGCATAGGGATTATAAACTAAACGCAATCGTTTCCCGTTCATGGACGTATAATCGACTCCTTGCTAATTGATTATCTATTATTATCAGGCACTCTATCCTCTTAAGTTTTCCGGATTTAAGGCCTCAAGCTCCGGTAAGACAAAGCGCCCATCTTTTCGAACTAACACATCATCAAAGAATATCTCTCCCCCGCCATAATCAGGTCTCTGGATACAGACCAAATCCCAGTGAATGGCAGATTTATTCCCATTATTACACTCATCGTAACAAGATCCCGGAGT comes from Desulfosporosinus meridiei DSM 13257 and encodes:
- a CDS encoding diacylglycerol/lipid kinase family protein, whose protein sequence is MNGKRLRLVYNPYAGRRKLTAQLDTVIRIFQESGNEVCVHRACSPEDIEEIAFQSRDVDRFVIAGGDGSIHQACNGLLRIPEDQRPALGILPVGTANDLAYALRLPKSIPEACKVIAKGNVFRMDTGQVNDRYFVNVASAGLLTDVSQKVDTRVKNTLGQLAYILKGIETLPSFRPFRIEYEKDGQPYIEEVVLLLAVNGHSVGGLRKLVPKASLTDGLLEVLIVPASGWPETIRLLLNVLRGDKSSSGKIKEFQTKELKISTDRPIQSDLDGEYGPESSWAIKIGPKISVLC
- the queG gene encoding tRNA epoxyqueuosine(34) reductase QueG, which translates into the protein MDLDEQIHWKKMIGGWARELGFVAVGFTAAEPIEDLATILQARIDQGWATPFESKEIQQRIDPQAVWPDCQTVVALAYPLPFTVSPQEGEGLISRSAVGEDYHRVVLRKVQELIDTMVNNNWLGLCRFQVDTGPLVERAFATRAGIGWIGRNQQLIIPGVGSFVTLALLLLDQELRSDDPFVFQQCGNCQKCVISCPAQIIGREPFPANKCVSYLTQSKELLTSEEISSLGLQIFGCDVCQEVCPHNQKWLEEEQTSLTVADSSSAARPSFRRGVDLVETLNLTKSEFGQRFKITAAGWRGKGVLQRNAYLALSKVKETSAKQWINVQTIANAIPPRILPYVEREQE
- a CDS encoding flavodoxin domain-containing protein is translated as MKTLIIYSSSHGTTEKAAQILSEQLQGEVELINLKRLSNPKLTNYDSVIIGSSIYAGSAKSRVKQFLKQNQPELLSKGLGLFLCCMFEGDKALSQFETTYSKELRNHSRANGLFGGEFLISKMNFLERQIVKKVAGVTSDVSQLNLNEIRLFAEKFNQANPC
- a CDS encoding aminotransferase class I/II-fold pyridoxal phosphate-dependent enzyme, with the protein product MNNYLATHVATLPPSGIRKFFDLVATMKDVISLGVGEPDFVTPWTVRESGIFSLEEGQTMYTSNAGLFELREELSHHLSKTLDLSYDPHHEILITSGASEAVDLVMRAVLEPGDVVLVPDPSYVSYAPCAILAGASVNYVPTYAKDDFRMRVEELERVYTPKAKLLVLSYPNNPTGAIMNREDLLPIADFVSKHNLLVLADDIYSDLTYDQTHVSFASLPGMKDRTLFVSGFSKSYAMTGWRIGYVAGHPDLIQGMTKIHQYTMLCAPIMGQFAAIEALRSATEAKNDMVTAYDRRRRLLVHGFRQMGLDCFEPLGAFYVFPNISKTGLTSEEFAEQLLKEEKVAVVPGTAFGPSGEGHIRCSYAYSMEQLQEALKRISSFVERRINI
- a CDS encoding Lrp/AsnC family transcriptional regulator — translated: MLSDKDRTLLKLIAEDCRLKPEELSIQTGLTVEYIEKRISDWEKEKVIVGYQPMINWDRTGDDKVSALIEVKVLPQRGYGFDKIAKRLQRYPEIKALYLMSGGYDLSVLIEGKTMQDVALFVAEKLASLEHVQSTATHFVLRRYKQDGIELMGEEETLQRLVVSP
- a CDS encoding FmdB family zinc ribbon protein; translated protein: MPMYEFRCPSCGGITTELCKMGENGEHLSCCECGTTGLLKNISGFASLGIPGGGGKGSCSSSCSGNCTGCH
- a CDS encoding aconitate hydratase, which encodes MGHNLAQKILSSHLVSGDLAGGNEIALRIDQTLTQDATGTMAYLQFEAMNLSRVQTECSVSYIDHNTLQTGFENADDHAFLQSTAARFGAYFSRPGNGICHQVHLERFAKPGKTLLGSDSHTPTAGGMGMLAMGAGGLDVAVAMGGGAFYLPSPKVLRVWLTGKLSEWVSAKDIILEVLRLLSVKGGVGKIIEYAGPGVKTLTVPERSTITNMGAELGASASIFPSDEQTLRFLEAQGRGEDYIPLSADEDATYDEELKIDLSLLVPLIAQPHSPDNVVPVSNHSATAVQQVAIGSCTNSSYQDLMRVREILKGKQVHPNVSLVISPGSRQVLSMLSSNGALTDLLDSGARLLESTCGPCIGMGQSPVSKGVSVRTFNRNFLGRSGTQDASVFLASPEVAAASALTGFITDPRTLGLSSEVEFPERFRLDDSMIIPPGDPDTIIRRGPNIQPLPIAPALDNSLDLPVILKLGNNITTDDIMPAGSKILPLRSNIPAISEYTFHKIDPQFAEKAKAHKQSMIIAGHNYGQGSSREHAALAPMYLGLRIVLAQSFARIHRANLINFGILPLTFVDENDLDRLNAGMILHLSGLHQAVKTSEPFAITLDNDSKPVWVKHDLTERQAKILLAGGLLNSTKAAV
- a CDS encoding flavin reductase family protein gives rise to the protein MEKKWRCTVCGYIHTGENPPEICPVCGVDSTFFELVAEEKDVAASTSGVVAPKPVNSQLDKPAAIRQALYRISYGLFIITAQADGKDNGQCANTCFQITSEPARIAIGINKQNYTHELIQKSGKFGVSVLSQTGQDYARGFGYRTGREVNKFEGVAVHRGESGVLLLDDVLVTMEATVTGQLDAGTHTLFLGDVTAGEILQEGDPMTYAFFRASK
- a CDS encoding CCA tRNA nucleotidyltransferase gives rise to the protein MIGTPFQQEVLRKLSGLSPVYIIGGAVRDSLLGFPSKDLDVVTVLPLDQIVTKLSNWGYKPHTIGVHQPTVSLFQGKDRLDIATFSGDLEKDALRRDFTINAIFQDVKTGEIKDPLCGLQALKEKRLESCGGAEERFQEDGIRILRLIRFAVRYGFDIAPNTWQAAVKQISLLKGVALERVTEELAKILMLEEIENALGLLDDLGYFKMYIPELARLKGLIQNQYHTKDAWDHTRRVVKNAPSTVLLRLAALLHDIGKWETASRECFTWGEIKASARGYTVNEFNLIGKNLKRWLHINVEVHGGKLDNYPDTIVVKRIKPVQTSPEKHFEMVLNGKRHFLQHERESARLVKEFLTRFRWSMVLPGGTSGERELHFLVGHHMQGTLTFMSELKGEIHSLKTRLKARRFAWEIGWDGQSFNSERVENLLDLWKADFLGGKQDAEDNLYRLEGIQSEIRSACTFLKERSRLLNWKFFEGFAREKGLEAEMFGQFKEQVRKRVMFDDKYSLTDLRFLEKEYNFYCKSESSARNNRKPRLK